The following proteins are co-located in the Rheinheimera salexigens genome:
- a CDS encoding GGDEF domain-containing protein yields the protein MHNQLQEKFRLSVLSLIGVVSVLGITPFVFIRYFQGNTLAAIVDLVLILGIVTLVGYAVRTKKTRVVSWIVAVFINVGVFAIVLINGVDSFLWIYPAIASTFFLVRPIEAIVINIILTISCVFFSNIFELISLVSFVITILIVSVNTYVYASRSEKQFRLLESLNIVDELTGALNRRAFSSDIEQALSIAERKNTPYMLAILDLDHFKMVNDKYGHAVGDQVLKDLVTITTDNTRKYDRFYRFGGEEFVLLVPDIKKHQAFIQNLRAAIKKELKTPDGKEVTVSFGVASWLPGATADSWLKSADDALYRAKANGRDCAVFID from the coding sequence ATGCATAATCAGCTACAGGAAAAATTTAGATTATCAGTACTGTCGCTAATCGGAGTTGTATCAGTTTTGGGTATTACTCCCTTTGTATTTATACGTTATTTTCAAGGTAACACTTTAGCTGCGATTGTTGATTTGGTTTTGATACTAGGCATTGTAACGTTAGTTGGTTATGCGGTTCGCACCAAAAAAACTCGAGTGGTGAGTTGGATAGTGGCAGTATTTATCAATGTCGGTGTTTTTGCCATTGTGCTTATTAATGGGGTTGATAGTTTTTTATGGATTTACCCTGCTATAGCCAGTACTTTCTTTTTAGTAAGACCTATTGAAGCCATTGTTATAAATATCATTTTGACGATATCTTGTGTGTTTTTTTCTAATATTTTTGAGCTGATCTCGCTAGTTTCCTTTGTTATAACTATTTTAATTGTGTCAGTGAATACCTATGTTTATGCCAGCCGCAGTGAGAAGCAATTTCGCTTGTTAGAGAGCCTAAATATCGTCGATGAACTAACGGGAGCTTTGAATCGACGTGCTTTCAGCTCTGATATAGAGCAAGCGTTGTCTATAGCCGAGCGTAAAAACACTCCGTATATGCTAGCCATCTTAGACTTAGACCATTTCAAAATGGTCAATGATAAATATGGCCACGCAGTGGGTGATCAAGTGTTAAAAGATTTGGTTACCATTACTACAGACAATACGCGTAAGTATGATCGTTTTTATCGGTTCGGCGGTGAAGAGTTTGTTCTTCTAGTTCCTGATATTAAAAAACACCAGGCGTTTATTCAAAACCTAAGGGCAGCCATTAAAAAAGAGTTGAAAACACCGGATGGTAAGGAAGTAACGGTTTCTTTTGGTGTTGCATCTTGGCTGCCGGGTGCAACAGCCGACAGCTGGTTAAAAAGCGCAGATGATGCGCTGTATCGGGCCAAAGCTAACGGACGAGATTGTGCGGTGTTTATTGATTGA
- a CDS encoding HVO_A0114 family putative DNA-binding protein, protein MKNAKQSRCVIGIKGQTPDPDYPVDIWFDSLKSVANVLSKENQELLKVIAEQQPQSVTELAALTGRAVSNVSRTLKTLGKYSLVEMQSTKTMLRPTVIHQEFLVVVNNDK, encoded by the coding sequence ATGAAAAACGCAAAACAATCGCGCTGTGTAATAGGGATTAAAGGACAAACGCCTGACCCCGATTACCCCGTCGATATATGGTTCGACTCGCTTAAATCGGTGGCTAATGTGCTGTCGAAAGAAAATCAGGAATTGTTAAAAGTGATCGCCGAGCAACAGCCACAATCGGTTACTGAGCTGGCAGCACTTACAGGTCGAGCGGTCAGTAATGTGTCGAGAACATTGAAAACATTGGGCAAGTACAGCTTAGTTGAAATGCAAAGCACAAAAACCATGCTTCGCCCTACAGTCATTCATCAAGAATTTTTAGTAGTAGTTAATAATGATAAATAA
- a CDS encoding DNA cytosine methyltransferase, translated as MINNKSPIKPRTISLFSGCGGLDLGFHQAGFDIVFSNDIEKTVEATYRHNLGEILIKDITEVDIDSEIPNDIDVILAGIPCQPFSSAGNRKSMDDHRGGLFESVMNIIDKKKPKVVLFENVRGFISSKDDKGMPMPQRIENELFEHGYRTYWKLLKASDFEVPQNRHRVIIIGVRDDVKGDFVFPSPISSSDLTVSTVINNSILDDEKFEVWPLSPQAQLLSSYIPAGGSWKNIPDDVLPERLKRIRKEIKRYRSPNFYRKFNLDEIMGTITAAATPENSGILHPFENRRYSVREIARFQSFPDDFKFLGDSIPSKYKMIGNAVPPRLAYHIAKSVLEQVF; from the coding sequence ATGATAAATAACAAATCACCAATAAAACCTAGAACAATCTCCTTATTCTCAGGCTGTGGAGGCTTAGATCTTGGCTTTCATCAAGCGGGCTTTGATATTGTTTTTTCAAATGACATTGAGAAAACTGTTGAGGCAACCTATCGGCATAATTTAGGTGAGATATTAATAAAAGACATTACGGAAGTTGATATAGATTCTGAAATTCCCAATGATATTGATGTGATACTTGCTGGTATACCTTGTCAGCCGTTTTCTAGTGCTGGAAATCGAAAGAGCATGGATGATCATCGTGGTGGTCTTTTTGAAAGTGTTATGAATATTATCGATAAAAAAAAACCGAAGGTTGTGCTTTTTGAAAACGTTCGAGGCTTTATTTCATCAAAAGATGATAAAGGTATGCCAATGCCCCAACGTATTGAAAATGAGTTATTTGAGCATGGTTATCGTACTTATTGGAAATTGCTCAAAGCGTCTGATTTTGAAGTTCCTCAAAACCGCCACAGGGTCATAATAATAGGAGTTAGAGATGATGTTAAAGGTGATTTTGTTTTCCCTTCTCCTATAAGCTCATCAGATTTAACGGTAAGTACAGTTATCAACAATAGCATATTGGATGATGAAAAGTTTGAGGTTTGGCCTTTGTCACCACAGGCGCAGCTTCTCTCATCGTATATCCCAGCTGGAGGTTCATGGAAAAATATTCCTGATGATGTTTTACCAGAACGATTGAAGCGTATTCGGAAAGAAATAAAAAGGTATCGTTCTCCTAATTTTTATCGAAAGTTCAATCTTGATGAAATAATGGGGACAATTACAGCGGCTGCAACACCTGAAAACTCTGGAATATTACACCCGTTTGAAAACAGAAGATATTCTGTTAGAGAGATTGCTAGGTTTCAATCATTTCCTGATGATTTTAAATTTTTAGGTGACAGTATTCCAAGTAAATACAAGATGATAGGAAATGCTGTTCCACCGAGGCTGGCTTATCACATAGCTAAGAGTGTTTTAGAGCAAGTATTTTAA
- a CDS encoding McrB family protein, translating into MDLYLSRDLLLLAVNDFKLLANGEEIKQGVTQDVSAIRHCLALSRLLNKEAITSVKLKHKTDPYLDDFITYVGDIVKLDQDGSYTTNFINDIKQKSDFGVGSNLLSAGVATHSTQSVQNYPKKANKGLIVIDDYEFSLAVDYLNKLKEKYDFSRVGFSFLIWLNRFNKFDENEREPRVLFDKLIEYVKREYPADLADLIAYSDSNDFVKYSKDLSSLLSENEVELTSLFEVKQQANETILRNSNSSSIAVLYKPFLLLAGISGTGKTRFVREQAKTSGQFAETYCLTSVRPDWHEPSDLLGYISRLNGAAEYITTDVLQFIAKAWRGIADNGLSIEVQDIEGQGERLVVTGEAGTLKQVLPYWLCLDEMNLAPVEQYFADYLSVLETREWEWIGDNFTYSSDSLLKPSALTIKDENGDKDEAYDSKIRASLGFEEAKYDYLWQQFCQYGLSIPFNLMVAGTVNMDETTHGFSRKVIDRALSFDFGEFFPNDIEQFFAPQTQPKILSYPIYSQARLEQFQHVKADQDSSKTKAFFQAVNSVLKNTPFELAFRAFNELCLSVITFSPQDNLELTAVFDDFLMCKVLPRIEGDDDKLSRDSSDVLTLLLSVLEIELSDIWDTYRPDLLRETIAKPEQVININCRSRKKIEWMQKQLNSGFTSFWP; encoded by the coding sequence ATGGACTTATATTTATCACGAGATTTGCTTCTCTTGGCTGTAAATGATTTTAAGTTGTTGGCAAATGGCGAGGAAATTAAACAAGGAGTTACCCAAGATGTTAGCGCTATTAGACATTGTTTAGCATTATCTCGTCTGCTAAATAAAGAAGCGATAACTTCAGTAAAACTTAAACATAAAACAGATCCTTACTTGGATGACTTTATTACCTATGTTGGGGATATTGTTAAGTTAGATCAGGATGGAAGCTACACAACTAACTTTATTAATGACATAAAGCAGAAATCTGACTTTGGCGTTGGCAGTAATTTATTAAGTGCTGGTGTGGCAACTCATTCCACCCAAAGTGTTCAAAATTACCCCAAAAAAGCCAATAAGGGTTTAATCGTAATTGACGATTATGAATTCTCATTGGCCGTTGATTATTTGAATAAATTGAAAGAAAAATATGATTTTTCTCGGGTCGGTTTTTCATTTTTAATTTGGTTGAATAGATTTAATAAGTTTGATGAAAATGAGCGTGAACCAAGAGTTCTCTTTGATAAGCTTATTGAGTATGTGAAGCGAGAATACCCTGCAGATCTGGCTGATTTAATAGCTTACTCAGATAGCAATGATTTTGTAAAATATTCAAAAGATTTGAGTTCTTTGTTATCTGAAAACGAAGTTGAGTTAACATCGCTTTTTGAAGTAAAACAACAAGCTAATGAAACTATACTGAGAAACTCCAATTCAAGCTCTATTGCTGTGCTGTACAAACCCTTCCTCCTTCTTGCCGGCATATCAGGCACAGGTAAAACTCGCTTTGTGCGTGAACAAGCAAAAACCTCGGGGCAGTTTGCTGAAACCTATTGTTTAACTTCGGTGCGCCCAGACTGGCATGAGCCGAGTGATTTGCTGGGTTATATTTCGCGGCTAAATGGTGCTGCAGAATACATCACCACCGATGTTTTACAGTTTATAGCTAAAGCCTGGCGCGGTATTGCAGATAATGGTTTAAGCATTGAAGTGCAGGATATTGAGGGACAAGGGGAGCGTTTGGTGGTTACCGGTGAGGCCGGTACCCTTAAGCAAGTGTTGCCTTACTGGTTGTGCTTAGATGAGATGAACCTAGCCCCCGTTGAACAGTATTTTGCTGATTACTTATCGGTGCTAGAAACCCGCGAATGGGAGTGGATTGGCGATAACTTTACCTACAGCAGCGATTCCTTGTTAAAACCGTCTGCCTTAACAATTAAAGATGAAAATGGCGATAAAGATGAAGCTTACGACAGTAAAATTCGAGCAAGCCTTGGCTTTGAAGAAGCTAAGTATGACTATTTATGGCAGCAGTTTTGCCAATATGGCTTGTCGATTCCATTTAACCTGATGGTGGCCGGTACGGTCAATATGGATGAAACCACCCATGGCTTTTCGCGAAAAGTGATAGACCGTGCGCTGAGCTTTGATTTTGGTGAGTTTTTTCCTAACGATATTGAACAGTTTTTTGCACCACAAACGCAGCCTAAAATTTTAAGTTACCCTATTTATAGCCAAGCCAGACTTGAACAATTCCAACACGTTAAAGCGGATCAGGATTCGTCTAAAACCAAAGCATTTTTCCAAGCAGTTAATAGCGTACTTAAAAACACGCCATTCGAGTTAGCTTTTCGGGCATTTAATGAATTATGTTTATCAGTTATTACGTTTTCACCGCAAGATAATCTTGAATTAACCGCCGTCTTTGATGACTTTTTAATGTGTAAAGTATTACCGCGCATTGAAGGGGATGACGATAAGTTAAGTAGAGACTCAAGTGATGTATTAACCCTGCTTCTTAGCGTGTTAGAAATCGAATTATCTGATATTTGGGATACATATCGTCCCGATTTATTACGTGAAACAATAGCGAAACCTGAGCAAGTTATTAACATTAACTGCCGTTCGCGTAAAAAAATAGAATGGATGCAAAAACAATTAAATAGTGGTTTTACGTCTTTTTGGCCATAA
- a CDS encoding DUF2357 domain-containing protein: MTKQTGETIYYKHNDFTMFVSCDDLDSPRAKLTNTYSQRGIAPPDGESIAVLIDGSAATTDLGAAITLPFFFENRQYWFEIEFTAAVEKNSPYVSHKYRLIEQSFKLSARRNTLQAMLNFGNDIGKCAFNIHYRANGVTKAVAVQFNVFATKMVVSADLGLMNQKIDSVYPFWRYAISGKTTQSQGKSIRQPEKFELFWLAQFERLVDEFNQGLKRVINAPHNRLQLFTKQQKLERINKKLSAKQQELAIELIAAKRLNSRMQIGYKRLHLDTPENRFIKMVINKTKLHLAKIIQVIKNNKDSKVSESFFNTLDGWHKNICKVAQHPLWQEVSAFDGMNSESKVLQQAAGYSKVYKIWQQLKYYLNQANGEAELSIKSVADIYEVWCFIEVRSIVLSLGFTEQEKRLSKLKQVQFEKQFPQDEMAAAFIFRRDSDDMIIELAHEPSFTPKGSVNRTWLANQRPDIVMRVTLANKESFLILFDAKYRIDSQPFSNKDAVPEDAINQMHRYRDSIIHQQRLAHESPLKSRPVMGAFALYPGFFDQEHEENPYTEAINEIGIGAFALLPSADSHKPQNQWLRSYLINKLGVGNQKQLYAKPPSNDYYFVEDAVRIGPYGANTVRHHGLTMIAPLNEINRNEDYLQKAISGKLQGYHTQLLATNRQNIHRNIVREIRYLIVTVRDKSSDTYQLGKYLYRISSVKLLPRHDIARELTGKESDDNHHYWLFEFAGEPEKLSSVIEKPYTDSFAFKLTKAEYLHQFKHWDDVKESLQLYTGFDATY, from the coding sequence ATGACTAAACAAACAGGCGAAACCATTTATTATAAGCATAACGACTTTACGATGTTTGTTAGCTGTGATGATTTAGATTCACCTAGAGCTAAACTAACCAATACTTACTCTCAACGAGGTATTGCACCTCCTGATGGTGAGAGTATTGCTGTTTTGATTGATGGTTCAGCTGCGACAACGGATCTTGGTGCAGCGATAACTCTTCCATTCTTTTTTGAAAATCGTCAATATTGGTTTGAGATTGAATTTACTGCAGCAGTTGAGAAAAACTCGCCATACGTTAGCCATAAATATCGTTTAATTGAACAAAGTTTTAAGCTCAGTGCCAGGCGCAATACCTTGCAAGCCATGCTTAACTTTGGCAACGACATAGGCAAGTGTGCTTTTAATATTCACTATAGGGCTAACGGTGTTACTAAAGCAGTAGCGGTTCAGTTTAATGTTTTCGCAACTAAGATGGTTGTTAGTGCTGATCTTGGCTTGATGAACCAGAAGATTGACAGTGTATATCCATTTTGGCGTTATGCCATTAGTGGCAAAACAACCCAGTCGCAAGGTAAATCGATAAGGCAGCCTGAAAAATTTGAATTATTTTGGCTTGCTCAGTTTGAGCGTTTAGTTGACGAATTTAACCAGGGGCTAAAACGGGTTATTAATGCCCCTCATAATCGCTTGCAACTTTTTACTAAACAGCAAAAGCTGGAACGTATAAATAAAAAATTGAGTGCTAAGCAGCAAGAATTGGCAATAGAATTAATCGCTGCCAAACGATTAAACAGCCGAATGCAAATAGGCTATAAAAGATTGCATCTTGACACGCCCGAAAACCGTTTTATAAAAATGGTAATCAATAAGACTAAATTACATTTAGCTAAAATAATTCAAGTCATTAAAAATAATAAAGACAGTAAAGTGTCGGAATCATTTTTTAATACTCTAGACGGCTGGCACAAAAATATATGCAAAGTAGCTCAACACCCACTTTGGCAGGAGGTTTCTGCTTTTGATGGCATGAATTCAGAGTCAAAAGTGTTACAGCAAGCGGCAGGCTATTCCAAGGTTTACAAAATTTGGCAGCAACTAAAGTATTACCTTAACCAAGCGAATGGCGAAGCCGAACTTTCGATTAAATCGGTCGCTGATATTTACGAGGTGTGGTGTTTTATTGAGGTGCGTTCAATTGTTTTAAGTTTGGGTTTTACCGAGCAAGAAAAAAGGCTCAGTAAGTTAAAGCAAGTGCAATTTGAAAAGCAGTTTCCGCAAGATGAAATGGCTGCCGCTTTTATTTTTCGTCGTGATAGTGATGACATGATCATTGAGTTAGCTCATGAACCTTCGTTTACGCCAAAAGGCTCGGTTAATCGAACTTGGCTAGCTAATCAACGGCCAGATATTGTAATGCGGGTTACATTAGCCAATAAGGAGTCATTTTTAATTCTGTTTGATGCCAAATATCGTATCGACTCACAACCCTTTAGTAATAAAGATGCAGTACCAGAAGATGCGATTAATCAGATGCATCGATATAGAGATTCCATTATTCACCAGCAACGGTTAGCACATGAGTCCCCGCTTAAAAGTCGGCCGGTTATGGGCGCTTTTGCTTTATATCCAGGATTCTTTGATCAAGAACATGAAGAAAACCCTTATACAGAAGCAATTAACGAAATTGGCATTGGTGCTTTTGCATTATTGCCAAGTGCCGATAGCCATAAACCACAAAACCAATGGTTAAGAAGTTACTTAATTAATAAGTTAGGTGTAGGTAATCAAAAGCAGCTTTATGCAAAGCCTCCTTCTAATGATTATTACTTTGTTGAAGATGCGGTTCGCATTGGGCCGTACGGTGCTAATACTGTAAGACACCATGGATTAACCATGATAGCGCCGCTGAATGAAATTAACCGTAATGAAGATTATTTACAAAAAGCTATTAGTGGAAAATTGCAGGGCTACCATACCCAGTTATTAGCGACTAATCGGCAAAATATTCACCGCAATATAGTACGGGAAATTCGCTATTTAATTGTAACCGTTCGCGATAAGAGTTCGGATACATATCAATTAGGTAAATATCTGTATCGTATTAGTAGTGTAAAACTATTACCTAGGCACGACATTGCTAGAGAGTTAACTGGTAAGGAAAGTGACGACAATCATCACTATTGGCTTTTTGAGTTTGCGGGCGAGCCTGAAAAACTGAGTTCTGTTATAGAAAAGCCGTACACAGATAGCTTTGCATTTAAATTGACTAAAGCTGAATATTTACATCAATTTAAGCATTGGGATGATGTTAAAGAAAGCTTACAACTTTATACGGGTTTTGATGCTACATATTGA
- a CDS encoding Fic family protein, with protein MCIWQRVDQTQLSKEQVKVLNRLLDGDFSDGISNSQYGKVAKVSPATASRHLAQLVESGCLMKTAAGGRSTRYVIS; from the coding sequence ATGTGTATCTGGCAACGGGTTGATCAAACGCAACTGAGTAAAGAACAAGTCAAAGTACTAAACCGGTTGCTGGATGGCGATTTCAGCGATGGTATCAGCAACAGCCAATACGGCAAAGTTGCCAAGGTAAGCCCAGCGACCGCCAGCCGGCATTTAGCCCAGTTGGTTGAGAGCGGGTGTCTGATGAAGACCGCTGCTGGGGGAAGAAGTACGCGGTATGTGATTTCGTAA
- a CDS encoding endoribonuclease YicC domain-containing protein — protein sequence MTTEITNASVELKVLIEQMREQIQNVE from the coding sequence ATCACCACCGAGATCACCAATGCGTCGGTAGAGCTTAAGGTGTTGATTGAACAGATGCGCGAGCAGATCCAAAACGTGGAATAA
- a CDS encoding YicC/YloC family endoribonuclease, producing the protein MTAFARHETNASWGSAQWEIRSVNQRYLETYFRLPEQFRGLENLLRDKLRAKLNRGKVEVNLRFHANQAAGELSINHSFAEQLLQQAQLLLAKAPQAQLNIADIMRWPGVMETPNDDVDAMQQELLAGFDAALQDFLAGRGREGDAIEQMIQQRLTGITEQVAFVRSHLPQAIQWQRDRIVNRLTEIKADLDQSRLEQEMAFIASKSDVAEELDRLDAHIKETQHTLKKRRRLWSTLRFYDARIQPRSQYAIIKSHHHRDHQCVGRA; encoded by the coding sequence ATGACCGCTTTCGCCCGTCACGAAACCAACGCCAGCTGGGGCAGCGCCCAGTGGGAAATTCGTTCAGTAAATCAACGTTATCTGGAAACCTACTTTCGCTTACCAGAGCAATTTCGTGGTTTAGAAAACCTGCTGCGCGACAAATTACGGGCCAAGTTGAATCGCGGTAAAGTTGAAGTAAACTTACGCTTTCATGCTAACCAAGCCGCTGGCGAACTAAGCATAAACCATAGTTTTGCTGAACAACTGCTGCAACAAGCGCAATTATTATTAGCCAAAGCCCCACAAGCTCAGCTTAATATTGCCGATATTATGCGTTGGCCTGGTGTAATGGAAACACCTAACGACGACGTTGATGCCATGCAACAAGAGCTACTAGCAGGTTTCGACGCCGCGCTACAAGACTTCTTAGCAGGTCGCGGCCGCGAAGGTGACGCTATCGAGCAAATGATCCAACAACGCTTAACCGGTATTACCGAACAAGTGGCTTTCGTGCGCAGCCACCTACCCCAAGCCATACAATGGCAACGCGATCGCATCGTAAACCGCTTAACTGAAATTAAAGCCGACCTTGATCAAAGCCGACTAGAGCAAGAAATGGCCTTTATCGCCTCTAAATCAGACGTAGCAGAAGAGCTAGATCGCCTAGACGCCCACATTAAAGAAACCCAACACACCCTTAAAAAAAGGCGGCGCCTGTGGTCGACGCTTAGATTTTATGATGCAAGAATTCAACCGCGAAGCCAATACGCTATCATCAAAAGCCATCACCACCGAGATCACCAATGCGTCGGTAGAGCTTAA
- the rph gene encoding ribonuclease PH encodes MRPSGRTASQIRPLTFTRQFTAHAEGSVLVEFGNTKVICTASVVEGVPRFMKGQGKGWITAEYGMLPRATHTRNDREAARGKQGGRTMEIQRLIGRALRTAVNLKLLGENTITIDCDVIQADGGTRTASITGACVALVDALNFMRAKGTIKTNPLNFMVAAVSVGIYKGTAVADLDYIEDSNADTDMNIVMTETGKVIEIQGTAEEAPFSFEEMQQMFDLGKHAIREIVDEQKRALA; translated from the coding sequence ATGCGTCCAAGTGGCAGAACCGCCAGTCAGATCCGTCCCCTTACATTTACTCGTCAATTTACTGCTCATGCTGAAGGTTCAGTGTTAGTAGAGTTTGGTAATACTAAAGTGATTTGTACCGCCAGTGTGGTTGAAGGCGTACCGCGCTTTATGAAAGGCCAAGGTAAAGGTTGGATTACAGCTGAATATGGCATGTTACCACGCGCGACACATACTCGTAACGACCGTGAAGCCGCCCGCGGCAAGCAAGGTGGTCGTACTATGGAAATTCAACGTTTAATTGGCCGTGCTTTACGTACAGCCGTTAATTTAAAGCTATTAGGTGAAAACACTATTACCATTGACTGTGATGTGATTCAAGCTGATGGTGGTACACGCACGGCCTCTATTACCGGTGCTTGTGTAGCGTTAGTGGATGCCCTGAATTTTATGCGCGCTAAAGGCACGATTAAAACTAACCCATTAAACTTTATGGTTGCTGCTGTATCTGTAGGTATTTACAAAGGTACCGCGGTTGCCGATTTAGATTACATTGAAGATTCTAATGCTGATACTGATATGAATATCGTGATGACCGAAACCGGCAAAGTGATTGAAATTCAGGGTACGGCAGAAGAAGCACCGTTTAGCTTTGAAGAAATGCAACAAATGTTCGATTTAGGCAAGCATGCCATTCGCGAAATTGTTGACGAGCAAAAACGCGCTTTAGCTTAA
- the pyrE gene encoding orotate phosphoribosyltransferase produces MKQFQRDFIEFALARQVLKFGSFTLKSGRTSPYFFNAGLFNTGSDLAKLGRFYAAALDDAGLEFDVLFGPAYKGIPIATTTAVALADHYNRDVPYCFNRKEAKAHGEGGNLVGAALAGRIMLVDDVITAGTAIRESMQLIQAQGASLTGVLIALDRQERGQGDLSAIQEVERDFATTVISIISLPDLINYLADKPEMAEHLEAVKAYRAQYGVDA; encoded by the coding sequence ATGAAACAATTTCAACGCGATTTTATTGAATTTGCCTTAGCGCGTCAGGTATTAAAATTTGGCAGTTTCACGTTAAAGTCTGGCCGTACTAGCCCATACTTTTTTAATGCGGGCTTATTTAATACCGGTAGCGATTTAGCTAAGTTAGGCCGCTTTTACGCTGCAGCGTTAGATGACGCTGGCTTAGAGTTTGATGTCTTATTTGGCCCAGCCTATAAAGGCATTCCTATTGCGACCACCACAGCGGTGGCGTTAGCCGATCATTATAATCGTGATGTACCATATTGCTTTAATCGCAAAGAAGCTAAAGCCCATGGCGAAGGCGGTAACTTAGTAGGTGCAGCGCTTGCAGGCCGTATTATGCTGGTGGACGATGTAATTACCGCAGGCACGGCTATTCGTGAATCTATGCAATTGATCCAAGCGCAAGGCGCAAGCTTAACTGGCGTGTTAATTGCGTTAGATAGACAAGAGCGTGGCCAAGGTGATTTATCAGCTATTCAAGAAGTTGAACGTGATTTTGCGACGACAGTGATTTCGATTATTAGCTTACCGGATTTAATTAACTACTTAGCCGATAAACCAGAAATGGCCGAGCATTTAGAAGCTGTTAAAGCCTATCGTGCCCAATATGGTGTTGATGCTTAG
- the slmA gene encoding nucleoid occlusion factor SlmA: protein MPAPRRSNRKEDILQALAAMLQSNNGQRITTAALAAKVGVSEAALYRHFPSKARMFEGLIEFIEDTLLSRINAILDEHKDTQSRIEMILQLILVFAERNPGICCILTGEALQGEPERLQERLVQLFEKIETQLKQCIRERKLREGKRFSIDEADLANLLLATVEGKLNQFVRSGFKRLPTQQWPAQWQLIQQSLFEQA from the coding sequence ATGCCAGCACCACGTCGCAGTAATCGTAAAGAAGACATATTGCAGGCCTTAGCCGCTATGCTACAAAGCAACAACGGTCAACGCATCACTACCGCAGCGCTAGCCGCTAAAGTCGGTGTTTCAGAAGCTGCGCTATATCGCCACTTCCCGAGTAAAGCTCGGATGTTTGAAGGCTTAATCGAGTTTATTGAAGATACGCTGCTGTCGCGAATTAACGCCATTTTAGACGAGCATAAAGACACACAAAGCCGCATTGAAATGATCTTACAACTTATACTGGTTTTTGCTGAGCGTAATCCAGGGATCTGCTGCATTTTAACTGGCGAAGCCCTACAAGGTGAACCCGAACGATTACAAGAGCGGTTGGTACAGTTATTTGAAAAAATAGAAACCCAGCTAAAACAATGTATTCGTGAACGTAAGCTACGTGAAGGCAAACGTTTTAGTATTGATGAAGCCGATTTAGCCAATCTGTTGTTGGCCACGGTAGAGGGTAAATTAAATCAGTTTGTGCGCTCGGGTTTTAAACGCTTACCCACTCAGCAATGGCCGGCACAATGGCAACTCATTCAACAAAGCTTATTTGAACAAGCTTAG
- the dut gene encoding dUTP diphosphatase — protein MKKAIDLKILDPRIGTEFPLPAYATPGSAGLDLRACIDTSLQLAPGETKLIPTGLSIFIGDANLCATILPRSGLGHKHGIVLGNLVGLIDSDYQGPLMVSMWNRGQDSFTIEPGDRIAQLVFMPVVQAEFNLVDSFDKTQRGEGGFGHSGKA, from the coding sequence ATGAAAAAAGCTATTGATTTAAAAATTCTTGACCCACGTATCGGTACTGAGTTCCCATTGCCGGCCTATGCTACTCCTGGTTCTGCCGGTTTAGACTTACGTGCCTGTATTGATACTAGCTTGCAACTCGCGCCAGGCGAAACCAAGTTAATTCCGACCGGTTTATCTATTTTTATTGGTGATGCTAATTTATGCGCCACCATATTACCGCGCTCGGGTCTGGGTCATAAGCACGGCATCGTATTAGGTAATTTAGTCGGCTTAATCGACTCGGATTATCAAGGGCCATTAATGGTATCCATGTGGAACCGTGGTCAAGACAGCTTTACTATTGAGCCTGGCGATCGTATTGCTCAGTTGGTGTTTATGCCAGTGGTACAAGCAGAATTTAATTTAGTCGACAGCTTTGATAAAACTCAGCGCGGCGAAGGTGGCTTTGGCCATTCTGGTAAAGCTTAG